One genomic segment of Burkholderiaceae bacterium includes these proteins:
- a CDS encoding response regulator transcription factor: MPGPNQGGCIVGQRAAPELPVNAAPLRLLVADDQPIIRRGLALMLDAEDDIAVVGQAADGQQALELARALRPDVVVMDLQMPRLGGVAATRQLAAELPRVRVVVLTTFDDDELVYEAVRAGAHAYLLKDAAEAEVLETVRAVHRGESRLSPAVARKVLEQFRTLAASARHAGSPPPYPGAAHVPTPPALDEPLSDKEERVLALLADGLSNRQIAERVFLAEGTVKNYVSRIMDKLHARNRIELAVLAQTRRG, from the coding sequence ATGCCAGGACCGAACCAGGGTGGATGCATTGTCGGCCAGCGGGCCGCGCCGGAGCTCCCCGTGAACGCGGCGCCGCTGCGCCTGCTGGTGGCCGACGACCAGCCCATCATCCGCCGCGGCCTGGCGCTGATGCTGGACGCCGAGGACGACATCGCGGTGGTGGGCCAGGCGGCCGACGGCCAGCAGGCACTGGAGCTGGCGCGCGCGCTGCGGCCCGACGTGGTGGTGATGGACCTGCAGATGCCGCGCCTGGGCGGCGTGGCGGCCACGCGCCAGCTGGCGGCCGAGCTGCCGCGCGTGCGCGTGGTGGTGCTGACCACCTTCGACGACGACGAGCTGGTGTACGAGGCGGTGCGCGCCGGCGCCCACGCCTACCTGCTGAAGGACGCCGCCGAGGCCGAGGTGCTGGAGACCGTGCGCGCCGTGCACCGCGGCGAGTCGCGCCTGTCGCCGGCGGTGGCGCGCAAGGTGCTGGAGCAGTTTCGCACCCTGGCGGCCAGCGCCCGCCACGCCGGCAGCCCGCCGCCCTACCCCGGCGCCGCCCACGTGCCCACGCCGCCCGCGCTGGACGAGCCGCTGTCGGACAAGGAGGAGCGCGTGCTGGCCCTGCTGGCCGACGGCCTGTCCAACCGGCAGATCGCCGAGCGGGTGTTCCTGGCCGAGGGCACGGTGAAGAACTACGTCAGCCGCATCATGGACAAGCTGCACGCGCGCAACCGCATCGAGCTGGCGGTGCTGGCCCAGACCCGGCGCGGCTGA
- a CDS encoding 3-hydroxybutyrate dehydrogenase: MSNPQVQASTTLSLKGKTALVTGAASGLGKRIAEVYADAGANVVIADLKLADAQAAADAIAAKGVKTLAIVMDVTDEAAVDAGFAQVQKTLGAVDIVVSNAGIQIVAPIEDFKFADWKKLLAVHLDGGFLTSRAAVRQMIASGRGGCIIFMGSVHSKEASKLKSPYVTAKHGLEGLAKVIAKEGAAHNIRANVICPGFVRTPLVEKQIPEQAAELHISEDEVIKTVMLKDTVDGEFTTTDDVAQAALTFAAWPSNALTGQSLVVSHGWFMQ, from the coding sequence ATGAGCAACCCCCAAGTCCAGGCCAGCACCACCCTCAGCCTCAAGGGCAAGACAGCCCTCGTCACCGGCGCCGCCAGCGGCCTGGGCAAGCGCATCGCCGAGGTCTACGCCGACGCCGGCGCCAACGTCGTCATCGCCGACCTGAAACTGGCCGACGCGCAGGCCGCCGCCGACGCCATCGCCGCCAAGGGCGTCAAGACCCTGGCCATCGTGATGGACGTGACCGACGAGGCCGCGGTGGACGCCGGCTTCGCGCAGGTGCAAAAGACACTGGGCGCGGTTGACATCGTGGTCAGCAACGCCGGCATCCAGATCGTCGCGCCGATCGAGGACTTCAAGTTCGCCGACTGGAAGAAGCTGCTGGCCGTGCACCTGGACGGCGGCTTCCTCACCTCGCGCGCGGCGGTGCGGCAGATGATCGCCTCGGGCCGCGGCGGCTGCATCATCTTCATGGGCTCGGTGCACTCCAAGGAGGCCTCCAAGCTCAAGAGCCCCTACGTCACGGCCAAGCACGGCCTGGAAGGCCTGGCCAAGGTCATCGCCAAGGAAGGCGCGGCGCACAACATCCGCGCCAACGTCATCTGCCCGGGCTTCGTGCGCACGCCGCTGGTCGAAAAGCAGATCCCCGAGCAGGCGGCCGAGCTGCACATCAGCGAGGACGAGGTCATCAAGACCGTGATGCTCAAGGACACCGTCGACGGCGAGTTCACCACCACCGACGACGTGGCGCAGGCCGCGCTCACCTTCGCCGCCTGGCCCAGCAACGCGCTCACCGGCCAGTCGCTGGTGGTCAGCCACGGCTGGTTCATGCAGTAG
- a CDS encoding acetoacetate decarboxylase, whose product MNQHDVRAQAWAMPLTSPIYPRGPYRFVNREFMVISYRTDPALLDAVVPAPLKPAPGAIVKMEFIRMPDSTGFGDYTESGQVIPVSFNGAPGTYSHNMFLNDDAPIAGGREIWGFPKKLAGPSLRVDKDVLVGTLDYGDIRVATGTMGYKHRPFDHDQALAAVTGANYLLKIMPHVDCTPRVCELVRYHCQDVTVKGAWEGPAALQLFEHALAPVARLPVLEVVGAVHILTDLTLGLGEVVHDYLADGTAARKHAK is encoded by the coding sequence ATGAATCAGCACGACGTTCGCGCCCAGGCCTGGGCCATGCCGCTGACCAGCCCGATCTACCCGCGCGGGCCCTACCGCTTCGTCAACCGCGAGTTCATGGTCATCAGCTACCGCACCGACCCCGCGCTGCTCGATGCCGTGGTGCCCGCGCCGCTCAAGCCCGCGCCCGGCGCCATCGTCAAGATGGAGTTCATCCGCATGCCCGACTCCACCGGCTTTGGCGACTACACCGAGTCGGGCCAGGTGATCCCGGTCAGCTTCAACGGCGCGCCCGGCACCTACTCGCACAACATGTTCCTCAACGACGACGCGCCGATTGCCGGCGGGCGCGAGATCTGGGGCTTTCCCAAGAAGCTGGCCGGCCCCAGCCTGCGCGTGGACAAGGACGTGCTGGTGGGCACGCTGGACTACGGCGACATCCGCGTGGCCACCGGCACCATGGGCTACAAGCACCGCCCGTTCGACCACGACCAGGCGCTGGCCGCGGTGACCGGCGCCAACTACCTGCTCAAGATCATGCCGCACGTGGACTGCACGCCGCGCGTGTGCGAGCTGGTGCGCTACCACTGCCAGGACGTGACCGTGAAGGGCGCCTGGGAAGGCCCGGCCGCGCTGCAATTGTTCGAGCACGCGCTGGCCCCCGTGGCGCGCCTGCCGGTGCTGGAGGTGGTGGGCGCGGTGCACATCCTGACCGACCTGACGCTGGGCCTGGGCGAGGTGGTGCACGACTACCTGGCCGACGGCACCGCGGCGCGCAAGCATGCGAAGTAG
- a CDS encoding patatin-like phospholipase family protein, whose translation MPHAASPRSSNAPLAALVLQGGGALGAYQAGAYEALALRAQALDWVAGISIGAINAALIAGNPPGRRVERLRAFWERVSLALPLRPQAEWVAPVRGWWDNAMALWGAMVGVPGFFAPRPPLAWWPQPPASWYDTAPLRDTLLELVDFELLNQGPMRFSVGAVDVQSGNFTYFDNRRERIGPEHVMASGALPPGFGAVPIGEHFYWDGGLVSNTPLAYVMDQLPAGAARPVTVFQIDLFRARGRVPQTLADAAEREKDIRFSSRTRLVSDEVRARHQLHARLRRLAALLPKARRASAEVQALLAGTLDAPVTLVHVIHRRKDSETQTKDYEFSHLSMTEHWQAGGADMGAALQLLGRQGAPRPGEFRVLDAHPDAPMPRHPPAVTSKENPS comes from the coding sequence ATGCCGCATGCCGCAAGCCCCCGCTCATCGAACGCCCCCCTCGCCGCCCTGGTGCTGCAGGGTGGCGGCGCGCTGGGCGCGTACCAGGCTGGCGCCTACGAGGCGCTGGCGCTGCGCGCGCAGGCGCTGGACTGGGTGGCGGGCATTTCCATCGGCGCGATCAACGCGGCGCTGATCGCCGGCAACCCGCCGGGGCGGCGCGTGGAGCGCCTGCGTGCCTTCTGGGAGCGCGTCAGCCTGGCGCTGCCGCTGCGCCCGCAGGCCGAGTGGGTGGCGCCGGTGCGCGGCTGGTGGGACAACGCCATGGCCCTGTGGGGCGCGATGGTGGGCGTGCCGGGCTTTTTTGCGCCGCGCCCGCCGCTGGCCTGGTGGCCGCAGCCGCCCGCCAGCTGGTACGACACCGCGCCGCTGCGCGATACGCTGCTGGAGCTGGTGGACTTCGAGCTGCTCAACCAGGGCCCCATGCGCTTTTCGGTCGGCGCGGTGGACGTGCAAAGCGGCAACTTCACCTACTTCGACAACCGGCGCGAGCGCATCGGCCCCGAGCACGTGATGGCCAGCGGCGCGCTGCCGCCGGGCTTTGGCGCCGTGCCCATCGGCGAGCATTTCTACTGGGACGGCGGCCTGGTGTCCAACACCCCGCTGGCTTATGTGATGGACCAGCTGCCGGCCGGCGCCGCGCGGCCGGTCACGGTGTTCCAGATCGACCTGTTTCGCGCCCGCGGCCGCGTGCCGCAGACCCTGGCCGACGCGGCCGAGCGCGAGAAGGACATCCGCTTTTCCAGCCGCACCCGGCTGGTCAGCGACGAGGTGCGCGCGCGCCATCAGCTGCACGCGCGGCTGCGCCGCCTGGCGGCGTTGCTGCCCAAGGCCCGGCGCGCCAGCGCCGAGGTGCAGGCCTTGCTGGCGGGCACGCTGGACGCGCCCGTCACCCTGGTGCACGTGATCCATCGGCGCAAGGACAGCGAGACCCAGACCAAGGACTACGAGTTCTCCCACCTGTCCATGACCGAGCACTGGCAGGCCGGCGGCGCCGACATGGGCGCCGCGCTGCAGCTGCTGGGCCGCCAGGGCGCGCCGCGGCCGGGCGAGTTTCGCGTGCTCGATGCGCACCCCGACGCGCCCATGCCGCGCCACCCTCCTGCCGTCACTTCCAAGGAAAACCCGTCATGA